The segment CACTTACAGTTTCTTATACAGGATACGATAGAACTACAATTAATGGTATTTCTGTTAGGGGCGATAATAAAATTACAACAACTAGTGTATCGTTAGGAAGTAAAATTGGACGTGCCGTAATTGTAGATAATAAAGGTCCATTAGTAGACAGAGATGATCCTCAACAAAGCTCTAGAAAGGATTTACAAAGAAATGCTACCCAAAGCATAAATGCGATTGCCGGTATTAGTAGAGGTGTTGACTCGCGTGGTGGTGGTGCTCCCAATATTCGTGGTGCTCGTGCTGATGGAACTGCTTATTATATTGATGGCGTGCGTGTTACTGGTATCAATATTCCAGCCAATGCTATTGAAAACTTAGAAGTTATTTCAGGAGGAACTCCGGCTTCATATGGAGATTTTACGGGAGGAGCTATTAGTGCAACAACGAAAGCACCGACCAAAGCTTGGTTCCGTTTTATAGAATACAGAACATCTTCCCCTTTTTATGGTTATTTAGATAACTCACACCATAATGAATTAACAACCTATTTTTCTGGTCCAATTTTATTTAAAGATAAAGATCGTGGTAAAAAAGAAAAAGTACTTTTAGGATTTACCAATTCAATAAGAGGTGTTTACACACTTGATGGTAGATTACCAGCCGTGGATATATACAAAGTAAAGGATGCTAAAATGAAAGAAATTGAAGCAACTCCAGTGCGTCCAAATGCACAAGGAACATTGGTACCTGCAGCTGAATTTTTAACTAAAGGCGATTTAGAAAAGGCTGATTACCGTCAAAATGCATCTGCATACAATATTGCAACTCAAGGAAATTTTAATTACCAACCTAATAATAATATAAATGTTAAATTAGGCTACACGGCTCAATTCTTTTCACAAAACAATTGGAATAGCTATTACTCATTACTAAATACGGCAAACAATTCAGTGTCAACTGGCTATAACACAGTTACTTATTTGCAATTTACACAAATGTTTAATAAGAAACGAGATGATGATGATACAACAAGAGAAAAAGTAGAAACATCAAAAACAGGAGTTGCTATTACCGATGCGTATTATACTGTGCGTGTAAGTTATGAACGTAACTTTTCTGAAACGTATGATGCTAACCACGGAAAGGACTTTTTTAAATATGGTTATGTAGGAACATTTAAAACATATAACGCACCAGCATATACCACTGTAAGAAAATCAATGGGACAAAATGCTGATACTATTTATTATAGAACAGCTACTGATACCACTGTAAGAAAAATGTTATCAACTGGTTACGTGCGTCAAACGGGTTTTCAAGATACTGCCCTCAAATTTCAGAAAGCTGATTTTAATACGATAAGAGGAAACTATACGCAAGCTTTTTTTAATTATTTTGGAGCTAATAGCTTTAACAATACAACTAATTTAAGAGGTGCAGGGGCAATTGTAAATGGATATGATCCATTAGCTATTTACTCTGGTATGTGGGGTAACGCAGGTGATGTGCAAACAGGCTATTCTAAAAACTTATACGAAAACTATATTGTTTATTTAGAATCAAATGCTTCATTAGCACCACGTAGAAATTTAAAGGCCAAACACAATTTACAGTTTGGATTAACTTACGAGCAACGTTTCCAAAGAGGCTATAGCTTATCTGCTGGAGATTTATGGCAATTAATGCCATTATTAGCCAACAGTCAGTTTACTGGTCTAGACTCTATTGGACAAGCTAGATTTGATGCCAATGGCGTTTTTCAAGATACTATTACTTTTAACCGTAGAATTGTTGAAGCTTCACAATCAACATTTGATAAAAATTTACGCGAAAAATTAATTAGTAGTGGAGCTACTGATAATAACGGTAAACCAGTAGATGATCAAACTTTTATTGATATCAACTCATATTCACCAGGGACTTATTCATTAAATATGTTTTCTGCCAACGAGTTATTAAACAATGGTAATTCATTTGTTTCTTACTTTGGATATGACCATTTAGGTAATGAAGTATCAGGAAAACCAGGTATCAATGAGTTCTTTAAAAATCGAATTTTACCGGCATATCAACCAGTTTATGCGGCAGCTTGGATTCAAGATAAATTTACATTCAAAGATTTAATTTTGCGTGTTGGAGTTCGTGTAGAAAGATTTGATGCAAACCAACCAGTATTACGCGATCCATATTCAATGGTTCCTATTATTTCAGCAGGCGAAATCAGATCAGCAGCAGCAGGTGAATTAAAAATTGCTTCAGATGCTATACCAAGTGTAGTTGGCGATGGTTGGAAAGTATACATCAACACCGACAACTTCAATGGCGATAAATATGGTATTGCTGGATTTAGAGATGGTAATAAATGGTACGACAAAAATGGTAATCCTATTTCAGATCCTGCAGCTATTCAGCGCGCAGCAGGAACTAACCAAAATATTCCATACGTAGTGGATGCTAAAAATCCTAAAGTGCCTACAGTACAATCATTTAAAGATTACGAGCCAGATGTGAAAATTTTACCACGTGTTTGGTTCTCATTCCCTATTTCTACCTCATCACAATTTTATGGTACTTATGATATATTAACACAAAGACCAGGTAGCAATGTGGCTCAAATAGATGACTATTACTTCTTATCAAACAGATTAACAGGAGTTATAGCTAATCCAGATTTGAAAATGACCCAAGTAACCGATTACGAAATTGGTTTCCGTCAACAAATTGGCAAAAACTCAGCTTTAGGAATTATTGCTTCATACCGCGAGTACAGAAACATGACCCAATTATATAGCTATATACAAGCTTGGCCAAATACATATAGTACTGTAGGTAATATTGATTTTTCTACAACTAAATCAATAGGATTAGACTATAAATTAATTGATATGGGTAACGTTAATTTTGATGCAAATTACCAATTACAATTTGCTGATGGAACAGGTTCAAATGTTTCTTCAAGCAGTGCATTAATACAAGCAGGTTTACCTAATATCCGTACCGTATTTCCATTAGATTTTGATACACGTCACTCTTTTAAAGGTAATTTCGATTTCCATTATAAAGAAGATAAAAAATACAATGGCCCTGTTGTAAACGGTAAAAAAATATTTGAAAATGCTGGATTCAATTTCCTTTTCACAGCTTATTCAGGACGTCCGTATACGCAAAATATGATTGCTACCGCAGACGGAGTTCAAAGTGGTGTTGCTGCAAGAAGCCCTATTAAAGGAACGCCTAATGGCTCTAATTTACCTGCACAGTTTAACGTTGATTTGAATATTGATAAAAACTTTACCATTAAAAACGAAAAAGCTGGTGCTAGTATTAAAGAATACCGCATGCGTATTTTCTTAACAATAACCAATTTATTCAATGCAGTGAACGTTTCAAGTGTTTACCGTTACACAGGTAGTGCATACAATGATGGTTATTTAAATTCACCATATGCGGCAGATCAAATTCGTACTGCAACCAATGCACAATCATTTATTGACCTATACAATACAAGGATGGTTAATCCTGATAGATTCTTATTACCAAGATTAACCCGTATTGGAGTTTCAGTTCAGTTTTAATTTAAAAAAATAATTTTATGTTAAATTTAAAATATATCAAAAGCACACTTGTTACGGTTGCTGTTTTAACCGTACTAGGTAATACCCAAGCTCGTGAAAACATTGGTATGGGTAAAGCAGCAAACGCAAATACAGACCGTAAAGCCAATGCGTTAAGCAAAATGGGCGCAGGTTGTACAGCTGCTACAGCTCAAAAAGAGTTGGACATAAACAACGTAAGAACAACTATACTTACCGGGGGTGATATGTGGTGGAACTTAAGTAATGCCCGTTACGAAATACCTAAAGTACAAACCGGTCAGGTAGCTAAGCATTCATTGTTTTCTGGAGCATTATGGATTGGTGGTATTACACAAGGTAATTTACGTTTAGCAGCACAAACTTATCGTCAATCAGGAAACGATTTTTTTCCTGGTCCACTTCAAATAGATGGTTCAGCAAGTATTACTGCTGATAGATGTAAACAATCTGATAAAATTTATAAAGTAACACGTTCTGAAATTATTAATCACATAGCTTTAGGTGATGGAGTAGATCCAGCTGCTATCAATATAAATATTAGTGAGTGGCCTGGTAATGGTGGTTCTGGAGAAGCTAAATTTTTAGCACCATTTTTTGATGCAAATGGCAATGGGGTTTATGAACCAGGACAAAGCGAGTACCCAACATTTAATCAAGACGAGGCAAGCACTGCTGCAATTCCTGACCAAATGATGTTTGTTGTTTATAACGATAAAGGAAATATACATACAGAAACACAAGGTTTACCATTAAACTTAGAGTTTAGATTACAAGCATTTGGTTTTGCTACCAATGACGAAGTAAATAACATGACATTCTACCGTACCACTATTATAAACAGAGGTACAGAAACTATTGATAGCTGTATATTTGGTCAGTGGGTTGATCCGGATTTAGGAAATTACTCAGATGACTTTGTAGAATGTGATGTAAATAGAAACTTAGGTATTTGTTATAATGGTGATGATAACGATGAAGGTATTTTAGGTTATGGATTAAATCCACCGAGTGTTGGGGTTAATTTCTTTCAAGGTCCTTTAAATGAAAACGGAAAAGAAATTGGTTTAACAAAATTTGTTTACTACGATAACAATAGTTCAGTACAAGGAAATCCATTTAACCCGGCTCATTTTTGGAATTATTTGAATGGACGTTGGAAAGATGGACAAAACATTACTTATGGTGGAAATGGCCGTGGAGGTTCAGATACTGCAAGTTATATGTTCCCGGGTACAACCGACCCGGCTAAAAGAGCTGCATGGACAGAAAGAATTGCAGGTAATACACCGGCTGACAGACGTTTTTTACAAACAGCAGGTCCTTTTAAATTAATACAGGGTGCTATTAATAAGGTTACTATTGGTGTAGTTTGGGCAAAAGCAACTACAGGTGGAGCAACAGGTTCATTTAACTTATTAAAAGAAGCAAGTGATAAAGCATTGATTTTATTTAAAAACAATTTCAAAATCCTTCGTGGACCTGAATTTGAAGACAATGCAGTACAAATTACCGAATTAAACAGCGAGTTAATTATTAATTTAGTTAATACTGAAAAACCAGAAACATTTAAAGCAAAAGTAGCTGGTTTGTGTACAGACTCTACAGAGTATAAATTCCAGGGGTATCAAATTTATCAATTAAAAGTACCATCAACACCTAGTGATTTTAGCGACCGTGAGCAAATAAGATTAGTTGCCCAATGCGATATATTAGATGGTAACGGTTTTATAGTAAACACAGTAAATGATGCTGATTTAGGAAGTGTTAAAAAAATAATGGTTAACGGAGAAGATAAAGGTCTTCGTCATTCATTCCAAATAACCAGAGATGCATTTTCAGTAGAGTCAGATCAAACTTTGGTTAATTACAAAAACTACCATTACCTAATTGTTCCTTACGCAGCAGTAACCAACTGTGTAAAAGAAAATATTCAGTATTTATCAGGTTCAAAACCTATTATTATTACTGCCACTCCTCACTTATCATACGGTCATTCACAAGGAACTCAAATTAATTCAGGGTTTACTACAGGACCACAAATTACACGTATTGAAGGAATAGGAAATGGAGGTAATTTCTTAAACTTAACAAAAGCAACAATAGAAGAAGCATTAGCATCTCCATATTATGCAAGCAAACCAAAATATTTAGAAGGTGCAGGTCCGGTAAGTATTAAAGTAATTAATCCATTTAAAGTGCCTTTGGCTAACTTTATATTATATATTACTGATTCTTCAAAAACTAATGCACGTATTACCGATTCTTTAAATAGAGATTCAACTTATTGGATATTGAAAAATACTACAACTAGCCAAACATATGTTGGAACCCGTAACTTGAAAAGTGGTAATGAGCAAATATTTGCAGAAATAGGTTTATCAGTTTCAATTAACCAAGCTTTTGCTCCTGGTGATCCTGATAATACCGAAGATGTAAGTAATGGATATATTGATGCATCAATTACTTTCTCTAATCCTTCAGAAAGATGGTTAGACGGAGTTGCTGATGGAGAAATTGCTTTACCTGCCTTTAACTGGATTAGATCAGGTAATACAGGAACACCGGAATTTACAAATACTACTGACCACGATTTCTATAGAGCAATTGGTACAAACAAATTAGCAGTTGATCCACGTAAACAGTATGGAAATATTTTAGGCGCAACTTGGGCTCCTTTCGGTTTAGCGGCAAAAGCAACTAACCCTAAATCATATGGTCCTGGTATTAGTTTAACTCCAAACACCAATCAGGTTTCTGATGATAACAGATTAGTAGATTTACAAAGTGTTGATGTAGTGTTTACATCAGATAAATCAAAATGGACCCGTTGTATTGTATTAGAAATGGGTGAAAACAAAGACTTAAATATCGGTAATGTTTCAAAAGGAAATATCAGAGCATCTGCATCAGTAGATAAAAATGGTAATCCGGAAACAGGCAGTTACGGTATGAGCTGGTTCCCTGGCTATGCTATTAACGTAGAAACAGGCGAAAGATTGAATATTATATTTGGTGAAGACTCATCACTTCCGGGTGAAAACGGAGCAGATATGGTTTGGAATCCAACAAAAAATTTATTTGACCGTAATTCAAATGGTAACATTCCTGCTTTTGGAGGTAAACACCACCTTTATATTATGGCAGCTAAAGAATTAAGAGCTGGTACAAACGGACAAACACTACTTTACAAAGGTCCTCGTTACGATGAGTGTGCTAATTACAGACAATTATTAGCGGTAGCAAACCCATCAGATGAGCCGGCTACTTTACAAAAACGTTATTTCTTATCACAATTTATGTGGGTTACTATTCCAATGTTAAGAAGCACAGGCTTTTTATACAGCATGGCTGATGGTATTGTTCCAAACGAAACTACTGTTAAGTTACGTGTAAAACGCCCTTATGCAAAATACACTGCCAATGTAGATACTCCTTTACAACACGGTGGCCAACCTATGTATGAGTTCTCAACACAAAGCATTGCTCCATTAACATTTAATGCTGATGCAGGTAAAAAAGCAATGGATATGGTAAACGTATCACCAAATCCTTACTATGCTTATAGTGGTTATGAGGATCCGGGAAATGCATTAGATAATAAAGTTAAAATTATCAATGTTCCTACAAAATGCGTTGTTTCAATTTACACACAAAGCGGATTCCTAGTAAGAAGAATTAGAAAAGACGATAATGCTAAAACTTATATTGAGTGGGATTTACGCAATGATGCAAACGTTCCTATTTCAAGTGGTGTATATTTAATTCATATACAAGCAGACGGTTTAGGAGAAAGAATTATTAAGTGGTTTGGTGTAATGCGCCCGGCTGATTTTGATTCGTTTTAGTTAATAATAAAAGTACCATGTAACCAAGTTAAAAACTTAGCTTGGTTACATTTAAAAAATATAAAAAATTTACTCATATGAAGAAGTATATTTTACAAAGTTTAATTGCTTGTCTGGGAATAATGGCAAGTGTACATGC is part of the Bacteroidota bacterium genome and harbors:
- a CDS encoding carboxypeptidase regulatory-like domain-containing protein, giving the protein MKRIYLLLVAIFGLSALASAQSNLGVLEGKVIDETTKKPIEYAAVTLEGGGVKKQKYTDKDGEFEFTAIPAGSYSLTVSYTGYDRTTINGISVRGDNKITTTSVSLGSKIGRAVIVDNKGPLVDRDDPQQSSRKDLQRNATQSINAIAGISRGVDSRGGGAPNIRGARADGTAYYIDGVRVTGINIPANAIENLEVISGGTPASYGDFTGGAISATTKAPTKAWFRFIEYRTSSPFYGYLDNSHHNELTTYFSGPILFKDKDRGKKEKVLLGFTNSIRGVYTLDGRLPAVDIYKVKDAKMKEIEATPVRPNAQGTLVPAAEFLTKGDLEKADYRQNASAYNIATQGNFNYQPNNNINVKLGYTAQFFSQNNWNSYYSLLNTANNSVSTGYNTVTYLQFTQMFNKKRDDDDTTREKVETSKTGVAITDAYYTVRVSYERNFSETYDANHGKDFFKYGYVGTFKTYNAPAYTTVRKSMGQNADTIYYRTATDTTVRKMLSTGYVRQTGFQDTALKFQKADFNTIRGNYTQAFFNYFGANSFNNTTNLRGAGAIVNGYDPLAIYSGMWGNAGDVQTGYSKNLYENYIVYLESNASLAPRRNLKAKHNLQFGLTYEQRFQRGYSLSAGDLWQLMPLLANSQFTGLDSIGQARFDANGVFQDTITFNRRIVEASQSTFDKNLREKLISSGATDNNGKPVDDQTFIDINSYSPGTYSLNMFSANELLNNGNSFVSYFGYDHLGNEVSGKPGINEFFKNRILPAYQPVYAAAWIQDKFTFKDLILRVGVRVERFDANQPVLRDPYSMVPIISAGEIRSAAAGELKIASDAIPSVVGDGWKVYINTDNFNGDKYGIAGFRDGNKWYDKNGNPISDPAAIQRAAGTNQNIPYVVDAKNPKVPTVQSFKDYEPDVKILPRVWFSFPISTSSQFYGTYDILTQRPGSNVAQIDDYYFLSNRLTGVIANPDLKMTQVTDYEIGFRQQIGKNSALGIIASYREYRNMTQLYSYIQAWPNTYSTVGNIDFSTTKSIGLDYKLIDMGNVNFDANYQLQFADGTGSNVSSSSALIQAGLPNIRTVFPLDFDTRHSFKGNFDFHYKEDKKYNGPVVNGKKIFENAGFNFLFTAYSGRPYTQNMIATADGVQSGVAARSPIKGTPNGSNLPAQFNVDLNIDKNFTIKNEKAGASIKEYRMRIFLTITNLFNAVNVSSVYRYTGSAYNDGYLNSPYAADQIRTATNAQSFIDLYNTRMVNPDRFLLPRLTRIGVSVQF